One window of Chryseobacterium sp. JJR-5R genomic DNA carries:
- a CDS encoding outer membrane lipoprotein carrier protein LolA: MKNIISKIVVSSLVVGAVGFTSAQKIDAKAKKILDDITANYKSKKNTYFKFSFGTGTNGQTSKTEPGIYYAAGDKYKLKIMEIEQIFDGNKIYNINTEDTEVTVAKPNGSSSMFSPINYLSSYRNDYNVTYNGKKNIDGVNTDFIKLTPVKSNGIKYVYLYVDSAKKQMVKLEQHGSNNDIAVITIKDYKENQNLDPGMFIFDKGKYKNYLVTEL; the protein is encoded by the coding sequence ATGAAAAATATTATTTCAAAAATTGTTGTAAGCAGTCTGGTAGTAGGTGCCGTAGGTTTTACCAGTGCCCAGAAAATTGATGCAAAAGCAAAAAAAATATTGGACGATATTACGGCAAACTATAAATCTAAAAAGAATACGTATTTTAAATTCTCTTTCGGAACCGGGACCAACGGCCAGACATCCAAAACGGAGCCGGGAATCTATTATGCAGCCGGAGACAAGTATAAACTGAAAATCATGGAAATCGAACAGATTTTCGACGGAAATAAAATTTACAACATCAATACGGAGGATACTGAAGTTACCGTAGCAAAACCAAACGGCAGCAGTTCTATGTTCTCCCCTATCAATTACCTGTCTTCTTACAGAAACGATTACAACGTTACCTATAACGGCAAGAAAAATATAGACGGCGTAAATACTGATTTTATTAAACTGACTCCCGTAAAATCAAACGGGATCAAATATGTCTATCTTTATGTTGATTCGGCAAAGAAACAGATGGTAAAGCTTGAACAGCACGGCAGCAATAATGATATTGCAGTAATTACCATTAAGGATTACAAGGAAAACCAGAACCTGGATCCGGGAATGTTTATTTTCGACAAGGGTAAATATAAGAATTACCTGGTTACAGAATTGTAA
- the frr gene encoding ribosome recycling factor — MEELDLIVESVKHDMEAAVKHLDHAFQRIRAGRASTNMVQDVMVEYYGSLTPINQVANVSVPDAMTISIQPWDSKAINDIEKAIINSNLGFAPSNNGINIILNVPPLTEERRRDLAKQAKGETEDTKIVVRNARQNGIKELKKLEGVSEDLIKGVEADIQTLTDKYVKSCDDLLKTKEAEIMKV; from the coding sequence ATGGAAGAATTAGATCTTATAGTAGAGTCTGTAAAACACGACATGGAAGCAGCTGTGAAGCACCTTGATCATGCATTTCAGAGAATCAGGGCCGGACGCGCGTCTACGAATATGGTTCAGGATGTTATGGTGGAATATTACGGATCACTGACTCCCATCAACCAGGTTGCGAATGTATCTGTTCCGGATGCAATGACGATTTCTATTCAACCTTGGGATTCCAAAGCAATCAATGATATTGAAAAGGCCATCATCAATTCAAATTTAGGTTTCGCGCCTTCTAATAACGGAATCAATATTATTCTTAATGTTCCGCCTTTAACGGAAGAACGCAGAAGGGATCTTGCAAAACAGGCTAAGGGAGAAACTGAAGACACGAAAATTGTGGTAAGAAACGCAAGACAGAACGGTATTAAAGAACTTAAAAAGCTGGAAGGCGTTTCTGAGGACCTCATCAAAGGCGTGGAAGCAGATATTCAGACTCTTACGGATAAATATGTGAAATCTTGTGATGACCTTCTTAAGACGAAAGAAGCTGAAATCATGAAGGTATGA
- the pyrH gene encoding UMP kinase codes for MKYKRILLKLSGEALMGNRQYGIDNERLQEYANEIKKAVDKGCEVAIVIGGGNIFRGVAGAAKGMDRVQGDYMGMLATVINGMALQGALEDAGIRTRLQSAIEMDKVAEPFIKRRAVRHLEKGRVVIFGAGTGNPYFTTDTAATLRAIEIDANVILKGTRVDGIYDSDPEKNADAVKYNSLSFDEVYAKNLKVMDMTAFTLSHENKLPIIVFDMNKIGNLEKIIDGENVGTLVDL; via the coding sequence ATGAAATATAAAAGAATCCTTCTCAAACTTAGTGGTGAAGCCTTAATGGGTAACAGACAATACGGTATTGACAATGAAAGGCTGCAGGAATATGCAAATGAGATTAAAAAAGCAGTGGATAAAGGCTGTGAAGTCGCTATTGTAATTGGAGGAGGAAATATTTTCCGTGGTGTTGCGGGCGCAGCAAAGGGCATGGACCGCGTTCAGGGCGATTATATGGGAATGCTGGCCACTGTGATCAACGGTATGGCTTTGCAGGGAGCGCTGGAAGATGCAGGCATCAGAACAAGGCTCCAGTCTGCCATTGAAATGGATAAAGTGGCTGAACCTTTCATTAAAAGGAGAGCGGTAAGGCATCTTGAAAAAGGCCGGGTAGTTATTTTCGGGGCCGGAACCGGAAATCCTTACTTTACAACGGATACTGCCGCCACATTAAGAGCCATTGAAATTGATGCGAATGTTATTCTGAAAGGAACGAGGGTAGACGGAATCTACGACAGTGATCCGGAAAAAAATGCAGATGCGGTAAAATACAATTCGCTGTCTTTTGATGAAGTCTATGCTAAAAACCTTAAGGTGATGGATATGACGGCATTTACGCTGAGCCACGAAAACAAGCTTCCGATCATTGTTTTTGATATGAACAAAATCGGTAATTTGGAAAAAATCATAGACGGGGAAAATGTTGGTACTTTAGTTGATTTGTAA
- a CDS encoding LptF/LptG family permease, producing the protein MFKILDRYIIKTFFGPFIFIFSVLFFIFIVNIVWVQLGQFMGKGLSSWQILKLLFYLGVSVISMVLPLTILLASIMAFGEFGERYELAAMKAAGISLTRVMLPLLGVTAAMAVMLYFFSNNIIPDFQRKAKNMLFNIAQTKPALNFTPGQFIDQIPGYMVKFDKIVGENGENIEGVFIHKKATSYENQRSIVAEKGRFVPAANKNYLKLVLYNGYVYEDNFAGKSENVRLKQPDQAIKFDSLISHFDVSEIINRAIEEEKITDDYRFQTFNQLNTTIDKTKKDNDKFFTNVNNDVLSQTNSVIGYMDSKQNRSKVKPKQLLKLDTLKKEKKLEIIRNAYSRLDNLKSTLDSKNKEIDPGVKYYGKVVIYQQRIVTYSFTCIIFFLIGASLGSIIRKGGMGLPVIIAIVIFIIFYIINVGTENMSWSGKINPYLGAWIPNIVLFPFGIWMTYKALTDSQLFDAEKYKALFKPVTRLFVKNKEHERYQ; encoded by the coding sequence ATGTTTAAAATATTAGACCGGTATATTATAAAAACTTTCTTCGGACCGTTTATTTTTATATTCAGCGTACTGTTTTTCATATTTATTGTCAATATCGTGTGGGTTCAGTTGGGCCAGTTTATGGGCAAAGGATTAAGCTCATGGCAGATCCTGAAGCTGCTGTTCTATCTTGGCGTAAGTGTAATCAGCATGGTGTTGCCGCTTACCATTCTCCTGGCCAGTATTATGGCATTCGGGGAATTCGGGGAACGGTACGAGCTTGCTGCTATGAAAGCAGCCGGAATCTCTCTGACGCGTGTTATGCTTCCCCTGTTGGGCGTGACGGCCGCCATGGCAGTTATGCTTTACTTTTTTTCCAACAATATCATCCCGGATTTTCAGAGGAAAGCAAAGAACATGCTCTTTAATATTGCCCAGACAAAGCCGGCACTGAATTTTACTCCCGGGCAGTTTATTGATCAGATTCCTGGATATATGGTAAAGTTTGATAAAATCGTCGGGGAAAACGGCGAAAATATTGAAGGGGTCTTCATTCATAAAAAAGCAACCAGTTATGAAAATCAGCGGTCTATTGTAGCTGAAAAAGGAAGGTTTGTTCCTGCAGCCAACAAAAATTACCTGAAGCTGGTGCTCTATAACGGTTATGTCTACGAAGATAATTTTGCCGGGAAAAGTGAAAATGTCCGTTTAAAACAGCCGGACCAGGCGATTAAATTTGATTCCCTGATTTCTCATTTTGATGTCAGTGAAATTATCAACAGAGCCATTGAAGAAGAAAAAATAACGGACGATTATCGTTTCCAGACCTTTAACCAATTGAATACAACCATTGATAAAACCAAGAAGGACAATGATAAATTCTTTACCAATGTCAACAATGATGTGCTGAGCCAGACGAATTCCGTGATAGGCTATATGGATTCCAAACAGAACAGGTCAAAAGTAAAACCCAAACAGCTCCTGAAACTGGATACGCTTAAAAAGGAGAAGAAACTTGAAATCATCAGAAATGCGTACAGCAGGCTGGACAACCTGAAAAGCACACTGGATTCCAAAAACAAGGAAATTGATCCGGGGGTTAAATATTACGGCAAAGTGGTTATTTACCAGCAGCGGATTGTTACCTATTCATTTACGTGTATTATTTTCTTCCTGATCGGGGCCAGCCTCGGTTCTATTATCAGGAAAGGCGGTATGGGGCTTCCCGTCATTATTGCCATTGTTATTTTCATCATTTTTTATATCATCAATGTGGGGACGGAAAATATGTCATGGTCCGGTAAAATAAACCCTTATCTGGGTGCCTGGATCCCGAATATTGTACTCTTCCCGTTCGGAATCTGGATGACCTATAAGGCATTGACGGATTCCCAGTTATTTGATGCTGAAAAATACAAAGCACTATTTAAGCCGGTTACCAGATTGTTTGTTAAGAACAAAGAACATGAAAGATACCAGTAA